One Hevea brasiliensis isolate MT/VB/25A 57/8 chromosome 5, ASM3005281v1, whole genome shotgun sequence genomic region harbors:
- the LOC110644028 gene encoding germin-like protein 5-1 — translation MTAMVALFVFSFGIVLASVTADPDMLQDVCVADLTSAVKVNGFTCKENFTADDFFFDGLAKPGLTNNTLGSLVTGANVEKIPGLNTLGVSLSRIDYAPGGLNPPHTHPRATEIIFVLEGQLDVGFITTANVLVSKTINKGEIFVFPRGLVHFQKNNGKVPAAVIAAFNSQLPGTQSIAATLFAATPPVPDHVLTKAFQVGTKEVEKIKSRLAPKK, via the exons ATGACGGCTATGGTGGCCCTATTTGTTTTTTCTTTTGGTATTGTCTTGGCCTCTGTTACTGCTGATCCTGACATGCTTCAAGATGTCTGTGTTGCTGATCTTACCTCTG CTGTGAAAGTTAATGGTTTTACCTGCAAAGAAAATTTCACAGCAGATGACTTCTTCTTCGATGGGTTGGCCAAACCAGGACTCACCAACAACACCCTAGGCTCCCTGGTCACCGGAGCCAATGTTGAGAAAATCCCAGGCCTAAACACCCTTGGAGTCTCCTTGTCCCGCATTGACTACGCCCCCGGTGGCCTTAATCCTCCCCACACTCACCCACGAGCCACTGAGATAATCTTTGTCCTCGAAGGCCAGCTCGACGTGGGCTTCATCACCACCGCTAACGTCTTGGTCTCAAAGACCATCAACAAGGGTGAGATATTCGTTTTCCCAAGAGGGTTGGTGCATTTCCAGAAGAACAATGGCAAGGTTCCAGCCGCCGTGATCGCTGCCTTCAACAGCCAGCTTCCGGGCACTCAATCCATCGCCGCCACATTGTTTGCCGCCACACCTCCGGTTCCTGACCACGTGTTGACCAAGGCTTTCCAGGTGGGGACCAAGGAGGTTGAGAAAATCAAGTCTAGGTTGGCACCCAAGAAGTAA